TCATGGAAGCCCCCATGGGTCCGGTTCGAGCAGGATGGGAGATTCCCGATCTGTTGACCGCCAGTCGATAAACCTGCCATTCACAAAACAGTGGATCTGTTGCCCTAATTTTTGACTCTACCAAAGCCTGTTTACCAGTTTTCCGTAGAATGAACAGGTGTCGATTTTCTTTACATGTTGTAAAAATCTTCGACAGGGGGATAGGGCTTACGACCCAAATTCACCCTCATCCGCGTTATTCTCAAAACCCGGTTTTCTGTCTGGACGCGCTTCTGAAGAACTGGCACATCAATTGCCAGTATAGAATGGCAAAGGTTTTCCGCAGCAGAGAGGCGGGAAGATGTCCAGTAGCGTTCTCTTAAGCAAAACCCTTGAAAAGCCCAAATCCAGCCTCACTGCACACATGAAGAATAGATGTTAAACCATACGATATTGAAACCGCCCGGGGATTTCTTCCCCGGGAAAAAAAAGGAGGTCTAATAGGAAGTTACAAGGAAGAAACGGTGCGATTTCCCAAAGCCTGCGCAACGCGCGGCTTTTTTTTTTGCCGCTGCCCTGTTCTCTTGAAATGACCCCTCCGATACCATTTCGCAGTCATGCACATACGATGGAAACGGTAGGGCGGCGTCTCTGCCCGGTCAAACTGGCCGATTTGTCATAAAGAATGTGCCGGCACGGAGGCACGGCACCCACCGATTTTCGAGAAGCGCTTTTCGCAATCGGACATTTGCCATAAAAGTCTTTGGAGGGTTGGGAAACCTTTCTTACAGATCGATTGTGTCGTTAGTTCAGTTCCGTCATTGAAAGCATTGGCTTGTCGACTAGATGTGTGACTATCGCATTTGCAGCCGCTGTAGAGGTAGGTCTCGTGCTTGCCCTTCCTGTAAATGACGGGCACGCGTCGGAATATTCTATCCAAAGAATTCGGCCTGACCAAAAGGGCCGCAAGAGAGCCAAGATGCGGAAAACCGAGTCCCGGAAATAAACCGGAGACTCGGTACCTTTACATCGTGTTACCCGTGTGTGGAGATTACCTCTGGAAGCCGCTCAGTACTCCACCGAGCCGAGCGGGTTGTCTGCACTTCGTCTTCACTGCACTTCGTCCAGTACAGCTCCCTCATGGTTTAGTAATCGAATTTTCAAGGGCATGCGCCCGATTGCATGTGTCGAGCAGCTCAAGCATGGATCGAAAGCTCGAATGACGGCTTCCACACGATTGAGCGCACCATCGGAAATTTTCTCGCCGTTTACAAATCGTTTGGCGACCTGCAACACGCCTCGGTTCATTGCCAGGTTATTGTGGCCGGTTGCCACAATAAGATTCACCCAGGTTATGAGTCCTTGCTCATCCACTTTATAGTGGTGAATCAGCGTTCCTCGCGGTGCTTCAACAACTCCCACGCCGAAGAAATGGTTCGGCTGAGCGAAGGCTCGTATGTGGTGACTCAGGATATCGGGATCCTTGAGTATTTTCTCGGCGGTCTCTATGGAATAGAGGATTTCTACCAGCCGAGCCAAATGATTGTGAAACGCACTCATCACAGGTCCGCGGTCGAGTCTTATAAACTCGGCCCATTCCTGGTCGGCACGAGGTGTTCCGCATCCGGTACACACATTCAATCGGGCAGCGGGTCCCACTTTGTAGATTCCATCGGGATACCCGAGCGCCTTGTAGTAGGGTGATTTGAGGTAAGAATTGGGTTCTACGGCCTCGCCGATGTAATCCATATAGAGCGAGGGATCCACAGAATCCACGAGGAATTTTCCTTTAGAATCGATAAACCGAAGCCTACCGTCTACATGTTCAAGGTTTCCCTGGTCATTGACGAGCCCCAGGAAGCTACTGGGAAAATTGGCGAAAGTTCTGATCTCTTCCTGACATTTTTCCAGCAGGTTTTTGAACCAGACCAAGGTCCGATCCAGGATTTCATACGCTTCCGGCAGCATGGCAAGCATGCTATCACGATTTTCTTCCGATAAGGCTTCGTTCACCCCTCCGGGGACTACCCACGCCGGGTGAATCCGTTTTCCTGAAATTAACTGAATAATCTGCTGGCCGATTTGCCTGAGTCGAATGCCATCCAGAGCCACCTGTGGATACTTCTCCGCTATCCCGAGAATATTCCTCTGAGTCGACGGGGCATCCATTCCCAGCAAGAAGTCAGGCGACGAAAGATGAAAGAAACTCAATGCATGCGACTGGATGTATTCGCCACAGTTCAAGAGACGTCTGAGCATGTCGGCAGTCCGGGAAATGCGAACCCCCAGGATTGCATCGCATGCTTTTGCCGAAGCCAGGGAATGACTGATAGGACAGATCCCGCAGATTCTTTCCACCAGAGACGGCATTTCGTAAAATGGCCGGCCTTCGCAGAATTTTTCAAATCCGCGGAACTGAGTTACCTGAAAAGAGGCATCTGCAACATTCCCCTTATCGTCCAAGAAAATCGATATACTGCCATGGCCTTCGATTCTGGTTATCGGCTCGATTACGACTTTATGCTCCATCGGCATGCCTCCCGTTCAGGTTATGCTCCGAACCGGGTTTTTCCTTTTAAATTAGGGACCCGTCCTTCCAGGAGTTCACCTAACACGAAATGGATTGCATCAGTCGGAGGTGGACATCCGGGTAAGAACAAATCAACGTTCACGATTTCGTGTACCGGCCGTGCTTTTTTCAAGAGTCGCGGCAGCCCGACATGTGGAATCTGCGGATTCAATGTGGCATTTTCCAAGTAAGCACGTTTGAACACTTCTTCAACCTTGTACTGATTGCGCATCGCAGGGACATTGGCGGTCACTGCACAATCTCCGAAGGAAACGAGCAGCTTTGTGGCGAGTCTGATTGCATGGACTTTTTCCTCATCCTCATCACTACTCACTGCTCCTTCAATCAGAGTGAGGTCTACCGCTCCAGGAAACTTCTTGGCGTCAACGATGGGGCTGTAGACGATATCCACCAGTTCCGCAATCGCTACAATCTGTTGATCGATGTCCAGAAAAGACATGTGACATCCGGAGCATCCGTCCAGCCACACGGTGGCTACCCTTACTTTGCCCGATTCATTGGTCGCGGCTGTTTCCTGAGGCCTACCATTGTGGCCGTTTGTGAAATGACCGTTGGGCTTGATTTCTGTCATTTCTGTCCCTCCTTCCGCATGAGTTGCAGATAGGGCAGGAACTGTCTTCGTTTAATCATTTCCGCAACGGACTTGCCCTTTTCCGACAAAGCCCCCGTGGGGCACACCTGTATGCATTTTCCGCAACCAGTGCACGTTTCCGATTCACCCCAGGGCTGGTTGAGATCGGTGATTACTCGTGCGGTGATTCCGCGTCCCGTCAAATCCCAGGCATGAGCGCCTTCGACCTCATCGCAGACGCGAATGCAGCGTGCACACAGTACACATCGATTATGGTCGACGGAGAAACGTTCGTGAGTAGCGTCAATGTTGTGTCGAGGATAAAGATAGTTAAAGTGGACGTGAGTCATCCCTAATTCCACTGAAAGGTTTTGAAGCTCGCAATGGCCGTTGGAAACACATACGGAACACACATGGTTTCGCTCGGTGAACAGAAGTTCAAGAATTTTTCTGCGATACGAAACCACTCGATCGGAGTTTGTTACGATTTCCATATCCTGTCTCACGAGAGTGACACAGGACGGCATCAACCTGGGAGAGCCCTTTACTTCCACTATACAGAGTCTGCATGCGCCGCGTTCGGTAAGGCCGTCCAGGTGACACA
The sequence above is a segment of the Desulfomonile tiedjei DSM 6799 genome. Coding sequences within it:
- a CDS encoding Ni/Fe hydrogenase subunit alpha, translating into MEHKVVIEPITRIEGHGSISIFLDDKGNVADASFQVTQFRGFEKFCEGRPFYEMPSLVERICGICPISHSLASAKACDAILGVRISRTADMLRRLLNCGEYIQSHALSFFHLSSPDFLLGMDAPSTQRNILGIAEKYPQVALDGIRLRQIGQQIIQLISGKRIHPAWVVPGGVNEALSEENRDSMLAMLPEAYEILDRTLVWFKNLLEKCQEEIRTFANFPSSFLGLVNDQGNLEHVDGRLRFIDSKGKFLVDSVDPSLYMDYIGEAVEPNSYLKSPYYKALGYPDGIYKVGPAARLNVCTGCGTPRADQEWAEFIRLDRGPVMSAFHNHLARLVEILYSIETAEKILKDPDILSHHIRAFAQPNHFFGVGVVEAPRGTLIHHYKVDEQGLITWVNLIVATGHNNLAMNRGVLQVAKRFVNGEKISDGALNRVEAVIRAFDPCLSCSTHAIGRMPLKIRLLNHEGAVLDEVQ
- a CDS encoding hydrogenase; translation: MTEIKPNGHFTNGHNGRPQETAATNESGKVRVATVWLDGCSGCHMSFLDIDQQIVAIAELVDIVYSPIVDAKKFPGAVDLTLIEGAVSSDEDEEKVHAIRLATKLLVSFGDCAVTANVPAMRNQYKVEEVFKRAYLENATLNPQIPHVGLPRLLKKARPVHEIVNVDLFLPGCPPPTDAIHFVLGELLEGRVPNLKGKTRFGA
- the hoxU gene encoding bidirectional hydrogenase complex protein HoxU produces the protein MTEKPFLPGKTSRTDVNPTRLLMLKIDDKDVTAREDETILSVARQNGINIPTLCHLDGLTERGACRLCIVEVKGSPRLMPSCVTLVRQDMEIVTNSDRVVSYRRKILELLFTERNHVCSVCVSNGHCELQNLSVELGMTHVHFNYLYPRHNIDATHERFSVDHNRCVLCARCIRVCDEVEGAHAWDLTGRGITARVITDLNQPWGESETCTGCGKCIQVCPTGALSEKGKSVAEMIKRRQFLPYLQLMRKEGQK